ACAAGATTTTGGCATTGGTATAGCCGATGATAAAAAAGATAGGGTGTTTGAACAGTTTTACCGCGTTAGCGGCGATAAACAGCACACTTTCCCGGGTTTAGGGCTGGGATTGTACATTTCGTCAGAGATAATTAAACGCGAGGGTGGCCGGATGTGGGTGAACAGCATTGAAGGGAAGGGATCTACGTTTTGTTTTTCGCTACCGGCTAAACCTAATGACAATAACAGCAGCAACGACTAAGACATGAGCCAGCAACAAAAAAAAATAATGATAGCCGACGATGACCCCGGAATTATAGATGCTGTAGCCATGCTGCTTGAATTTGAGGGCTATGATGTAACTACCACCGTTGACGGGCGCACCGTACTGGATATGAAGGACGAACTGCCCGACCTGCTTTTGCTGGATATTTGGATGAGCGGCGATGACGGCCGCGATATTTGCAAAAAATTGAAAAGCGCAAACCTTACCAAAAATATACCGGTAATAATGTTATCGGCCAGCCGCGATATCAAACAATCGGCAATAACGGCCGGTGCCGACGATTTTTTAGCCAAACCATTTGAAATGGACGAACTCATAAGAAAGATAGAGCAATTAACCGGGGGATAAATGTTAGCCCTCTGCTTCAACTCCCCCTTCAGGGGGCTGGGGGGTACCAATTTTATACCTGTCCTCGCCTCTCCAGGCCTCATAGTTTAAACCCGGTGTAAGCCAGTATAACAATATCACCCGCGAGTACCTGTAATTGAATGGCGCTAATATAAACACCACCCCCATTAACACTGCCACATACACCCATGGCGAAACCGAGCCTGTTAAAACATAGGTAGCTACGGCAAAGGTTACCATTTCGGCTACGTTAAAGGCGTAGCTTACAAACATAGCCACATACCAGTATCCCGGTTCGCGCTCGTAATGCAGGCCGCAATGCGAGCATTTTTCGTGCATTTTTTGGCCACCGAAACTATAGGTTGGCGTCGAGTAGATATCGCCACGGCGACAGCGCGGGCACTTGGCCTGCACAATAGCTTGCAAGGCAGATATCGGTTTAGCGGGTTTAATATCGTCAGTAGTTGTCATTGCGGGATGGGGTTTTTGCGGAATTCTTCGGGAGTAAGTCCGGTGTATTTTTTAAAAAATTTGGTAAAGTAAGAGTTGTCGGTAAAATTTAACTGCCGGGCTATGGCGCTAATGCTTAGCTCCAGGTTTATCAGCAGTCGCTTGGCCTCTAACAGCACCCTGTTGCGTATTACCTCACCTGCCGATACGCCCAAAATATCGTTACACAGGGCGTTTAAATGGTTGGGCGTAATGTATAGCAGGGCGGCATAATCTTTAGGCAGCTTTAACGTAGCAAAGTGCTTATCCGTAAGCTTGCGGAAACTCTGTAACAGGGTATAATTGTACGTTGGCGCAATAGTTTGCCCGGCATATTCGCTTTGGCGGGCCACCAGTATAAATAGTTGCAGCATCAGCGCCTTTATCATATCCATACCCATGCGCGCGGGGTTGTGGCTCTCCAGTATCAGCTGTTCAAAAAGGTTAATGGTGGCAGCATGTACATCGGGTGTAAGGTTAATTACCTCGTCATCAATATTGCTGCTAAAAAAGGGCAGGCTGTCTAAATAATCGGGCCTTAGCAAAAACGACTGGAAGAATGAGGCCGAGAAGTTAATAATGTAACCATCAACAGGGCCTTCAAAATTCCAGCGGTGTACCTGGCCCGGCGCCATAAAGTATATTTGATACGGCTTAACCGCAAAGCTTTTAAAATCGATAGAGTGATTGCCGCCGCCTTCGGTAAATAGTACCACATGATAAAAACTGTGCTTATGCGGCAGGTTTAGCTTTTGATGTTTTTGCAAATAAGGCGCAAACCGGCTAATAAGCAGTTCGTCGTGCTGATGATCAGCCAACGAGCAAATATCATATACCGGGAACGATTTTTTCATCAACACAAAGATACTTAACAATTATACAAGCCAATGGTACAGTATGGTGTTGTTATGGTATTTTTTACTGATTGTGACAAGCATCACAAAAAATGCAACACTTATATAGTTGCATTAACACTATTTAACATTTTTACTATTTTTATACTGCAACGCCGCCATTATATTGGTGTCTTATATATCGTTATTTAAAACTATTAAGGCATGCTATGGAGCAGGTACACCCACAGTTAAAAGATTTTATTATCAACTACTGTACGCGGTACAAGGTTAAGCCTATCGACCCTGATATGCTGCACCCTGATACCAGCATAGACCTTGACCTGGATATTGTAGATATTGAAATAGAACTTTTTTTGGCTGAATTTGCCGAACACTTTAAGGTAGATGCTTCTAAATTCAGCTGGTATAAATACGGTTACCCAAAAGGATCTACCCGGGTGCGTATACTTAAAACCCTGTTTGGTTATAAAAAACCATGGGTAAAACAACTGGCAGGCTATTGCTACAAACCTAAGTTTAAGGTGCACACGCTTCAAAACGCCCTGCAAACGGGCAAGTTATTGTAAATGACAAAACAATAGGTATATTAGTTTTCCGCACCATCGGTAAACCTGTTATGCT
This portion of the Inquilinus sp. KBS0705 genome encodes:
- a CDS encoding response regulator, coding for MSQQQKKIMIADDDPGIIDAVAMLLEFEGYDVTTTVDGRTVLDMKDELPDLLLLDIWMSGDDGRDICKKLKSANLTKNIPVIMLSASRDIKQSAITAGADDFLAKPFEMDELIRKIEQLTGG
- a CDS encoding DUF983 domain-containing protein — protein: MTTTDDIKPAKPISALQAIVQAKCPRCRRGDIYSTPTYSFGGQKMHEKCSHCGLHYEREPGYWYVAMFVSYAFNVAEMVTFAVATYVLTGSVSPWVYVAVLMGVVFILAPFNYRYSRVILLYWLTPGLNYEAWRGEDRYKIGTPQPPEGGVEAEG
- a CDS encoding helix-turn-helix domain-containing protein → MKKSFPVYDICSLADHQHDELLISRFAPYLQKHQKLNLPHKHSFYHVVLFTEGGGNHSIDFKSFAVKPYQIYFMAPGQVHRWNFEGPVDGYIINFSASFFQSFLLRPDYLDSLPFFSSNIDDEVINLTPDVHAATINLFEQLILESHNPARMGMDMIKALMLQLFILVARQSEYAGQTIAPTYNYTLLQSFRKLTDKHFATLKLPKDYAALLYITPNHLNALCNDILGVSAGEVIRNRVLLEAKRLLINLELSISAIARQLNFTDNSYFTKFFKKYTGLTPEEFRKNPIPQ
- a CDS encoding DUF1493 family protein; this encodes MEQVHPQLKDFIINYCTRYKVKPIDPDMLHPDTSIDLDLDIVDIEIELFLAEFAEHFKVDASKFSWYKYGYPKGSTRVRILKTLFGYKKPWVKQLAGYCYKPKFKVHTLQNALQTGKLL